The Dehalogenimonas lykanthroporepellens BL-DC-9 genome includes a window with the following:
- a CDS encoding conserved hypothetical protein (KEGG: deg:DehalGT_0455 hypothetical protein) produces MADTEFNLAPTMIGSMPHKDPAVACRLIAKYLTELPTWPQLPQRSSRELMTAQFAEGFPGLKLTEEEAVMNRPSIDWDKELENLYGAYIVSDTEKYGISPDAAAGFHTFMDIHPPSPRGVKGQIEGPVSWGLSIKDETGGLLIYDDVLAEAGAKLLALKIAWQEERLKNISTRTVMFLDEPALTAYGSAYLPLSKERIQQILTEVLGEIKGLKGVHCCGNTDWTLLTGITLDIISFDAYNYAGSLALYPKEILQFLGRGGAVAWGIVPNTDLGVTEETPASLQDRLEEAMAPFTRQGADFRQMLKHALITPSCGMAYMSEDGAEKALELAAATSNRLRSRYL; encoded by the coding sequence ATGGCTGATACCGAATTCAATCTGGCGCCCACTATGATCGGCAGTATGCCGCATAAAGACCCGGCCGTGGCCTGCCGTCTGATTGCCAAATACCTGACCGAACTGCCCACCTGGCCGCAGTTGCCCCAGCGTTCCAGCCGGGAACTGATGACGGCCCAATTCGCCGAAGGTTTCCCCGGACTGAAACTGACCGAGGAAGAAGCGGTGATGAACCGGCCGTCCATCGACTGGGACAAGGAACTTGAAAACCTGTACGGAGCATATATAGTCAGTGACACCGAAAAATACGGCATAAGCCCGGACGCGGCGGCCGGGTTCCATACCTTCATGGACATCCACCCGCCGTCGCCGCGGGGCGTCAAGGGGCAGATCGAAGGCCCGGTCAGCTGGGGACTGTCCATCAAGGACGAGACCGGCGGCCTGTTGATTTACGACGACGTGCTGGCCGAAGCCGGCGCCAAACTACTGGCGCTCAAGATAGCCTGGCAGGAGGAGAGGCTGAAGAATATTTCAACGCGAACGGTGATGTTTCTGGATGAACCGGCGCTGACGGCTTATGGCTCAGCCTATCTGCCGTTGTCCAAGGAGCGCATCCAGCAGATACTGACCGAGGTGCTGGGAGAAATCAAGGGACTGAAGGGTGTTCACTGCTGTGGCAATACCGACTGGACTTTGCTCACCGGCATCACTCTGGATATCATCAGCTTCGACGCCTATAATTATGCCGGTTCACTGGCCCTGTACCCGAAGGAGATTCTTCAGTTCCTGGGGCGGGGCGGGGCGGTTGCCTGGGGCATCGTCCCCAATACCGACCTGGGGGTAACCGAGGAAACGCCGGCCAGTCTGCAGGATAGATTGGAAGAAGCCATGGCGCCATTCACCCGTCAGGGAGCAGATTTCCGGCAGATGCTGAAACACGCCCTGATAACGCCTTCCTGCGGCATGGCCTACATGAGTGAAGACGGCGCCGAGAAGGCGCTGGAGCTGGCGGCGGCCACTTCCAACCGACTGCGGAGCCGCTATCTTTAA
- a CDS encoding cell envelope integrity inner membrane protein TolA (KEGG: hiq:CGSHiGG_05075 cell envelope integrity inner membrane protein TolA) has translation MNKKSRNAQLKHKKRKAVLKERERALRLAESGGRVTPTAPKVRKYELEETEAPVVEAKPKATPKKKTETAAEAKPKATKTATKAGAETKAEAKPKTAKAPAKAKAEAETKPKTETKTKTAKAKAEADESTAEKPKKTVKKSAKTAETE, from the coding sequence ATGAACAAAAAGTCGCGCAACGCTCAACTCAAGCACAAAAAGCGCAAGGCGGTACTCAAGGAACGCGAAAGGGCGCTCCGGCTGGCCGAATCCGGCGGACGGGTCACCCCCACCGCACCCAAGGTCCGAAAATATGAATTAGAGGAAACCGAAGCGCCGGTAGTGGAAGCCAAACCCAAGGCGACGCCAAAGAAGAAAACCGAAACCGCCGCCGAGGCTAAACCAAAGGCGACCAAGACGGCAACCAAAGCCGGTGCCGAAACCAAGGCTGAAGCCAAACCGAAGACGGCTAAAGCCCCTGCCAAAGCCAAAGCCGAGGCGGAGACCAAACCGAAGACCGAAACCAAAACGAAGACTGCCAAAGCCAAGGCCGAGGCTGACGAATCCACGGCGGAAAAACCGAAAAAAACGGTGAAAAAGTCCGCCAAGACTGCGGAAACGGAATAA
- a CDS encoding aminoglycoside phosphotransferase (PFAM: aminoglycoside phosphotransferase~KEGG: deb:DehaBAV1_0490 hypothetical protein) has translation MSRLPEVITALLDPAQYPNENPSRVELLQTQMSFVLLTDRYAYKIRKPVNLGYVDYSSLEKRRHFSRKELDLNRRLCPDGYLDMVAVTRDHGKIVLGGDGEIIDYAVRMKRLPQDGMMDRLLAEDGLTSDMITAVARKMAEFHQGAATGGDIDEFGSLETIRGNVAENFEQSRPYIGRALSQAHFDALKAYFDRFLETGAPLFARRVAEGRIRDCHGDLHSAHVNFNGDEICIYDCIEFNDRFRYGDTASEIAFLAMDLDRHGRSDLKQAFVAEYARHANDRGLYRLLKFYQAYRAHIRAKVACFKLDDPFVPEEEKTAELSKARGYFDLALAYTLSSPLLFITSGPTGCGKSTLAGTLTRHLGLRHISSDITRKKLAGIEPGTPASAAYTEGLYSPEMTQRTYVAMLDSAEKVLAGGGSVILDATFLKKTDRDRALGLAKRYSARPVIIECRLDEAEARQRLERRATEPGNVSDGCWAVYQRQRDSAEPVEELPEGRNHVIIDTRHDPEEAIRDIIAILIETPGK, from the coding sequence ATGAGCCGACTGCCTGAAGTCATTACTGCCCTGCTGGACCCGGCGCAATATCCGAACGAAAATCCGTCCCGGGTGGAACTGCTCCAGACGCAGATGTCCTTCGTGTTACTGACTGACCGGTACGCCTATAAAATCAGAAAACCGGTCAACCTGGGTTACGTGGATTATTCCAGCCTGGAAAAGCGACGCCATTTCAGCCGGAAGGAACTGGATCTCAACCGGCGGCTGTGTCCGGACGGCTATCTGGACATGGTGGCCGTCACCCGCGACCACGGTAAAATCGTACTGGGGGGCGACGGGGAAATCATCGATTATGCCGTCAGGATGAAACGCCTGCCCCAGGACGGCATGATGGACCGGTTGCTGGCCGAGGATGGGCTGACGTCCGATATGATTACGGCGGTAGCCCGCAAGATGGCCGAGTTCCACCAGGGGGCGGCCACCGGCGGCGATATCGACGAGTTCGGTTCGCTGGAAACCATCCGGGGCAATGTGGCGGAGAACTTCGAGCAGAGCCGGCCGTATATCGGGCGGGCTTTGAGCCAGGCTCATTTCGACGCTTTGAAAGCCTACTTCGACCGGTTCCTGGAGACCGGGGCGCCGTTGTTCGCCCGGCGGGTGGCCGAAGGCCGCATCCGGGACTGCCACGGCGATTTGCACTCCGCGCACGTCAATTTCAACGGCGACGAAATCTGCATCTACGACTGCATCGAGTTCAATGACCGGTTCCGTTACGGCGATACCGCTTCTGAAATCGCCTTTCTGGCGATGGACCTGGACCGCCACGGGCGTAGTGACCTGAAACAGGCCTTTGTGGCCGAATACGCCCGCCACGCCAACGACCGGGGATTATACAGGCTGTTGAAATTCTACCAGGCCTACCGGGCGCATATCCGGGCCAAGGTGGCCTGCTTCAAACTGGACGACCCGTTCGTACCCGAAGAAGAGAAGACAGCCGAACTGTCCAAAGCCAGGGGGTATTTCGACCTGGCGCTGGCCTATACGCTGTCATCCCCCCTGTTGTTCATCACCAGCGGGCCGACCGGATGCGGCAAGTCCACCCTGGCCGGCACACTGACCCGTCACCTGGGCCTGCGGCATATCTCATCCGATATCACCCGAAAAAAACTGGCCGGCATCGAACCCGGTACGCCGGCGAGCGCCGCTTACACCGAAGGCCTCTACAGCCCGGAGATGACCCAAAGAACCTATGTCGCCATGCTGGATTCAGCCGAAAAGGTGCTGGCCGGCGGTGGTTCGGTCATACTGGACGCCACTTTCCTGAAGAAGACCGACCGGGACCGGGCGCTCGGACTGGCGAAACGTTACAGCGCCCGGCCGGTCATCATCGAATGCCGGCTGGATGAAGCCGAAGCCAGACAGCGCTTGGAAAGACGGGCGACCGAGCCGGGCAATGTATCCGACGGCTGTTGGGCGGTTTACCAACGCCAGCGGGACAGCGCCGAGCCGGTGGAAGAACTGCCGGAAGGGCGGAATCATGTTATAATTGATACCCGGCACGACCCTGAAGAGGCGATACGGGACATTATCGCAATCCTCATCGAAACGCCGGGAAAATAA
- a CDS encoding adenosylhomocysteinase (TIGRFAM: adenosylhomocysteinase~KEGG: dev:DhcVS_454 S-adenosylhomocysteine hydrolase~PFAM: S-adenosyl-L-homocysteine hydrolase, NAD binding; S-adenosyl-L-homocysteine hydrolase): MTSVSDIKDPGLAGLGKERIAWAGREMPVLKLISERFEKEQPFKGVRIAACLHITTETANLALTLKAGGADLMLCGSNPLSTQDDAAAALDDWGIPTHAIKGEDDATYYKHIMSALETAPQLTVDDGADLVTTLHTRRTDLLDGVIGGTEETTTGVIRLKAMAAGGDLKYPIIAINDAKTKYLFDNRYGTGQSTLDGITRATNVLWAGKTAVVVGYGWCGHGVAMRARGMGSHIIVVEVDPVRALEAVMDGFAVMPMREAARLGDIFVTVTGDKNAIDADDFEVMKNGAILANSGHFNSEINIPALSAAAVGKRTVKPFVEEYAMADGRKIYLLGEGRLINLAAAEGHPASVMDMSFANQALGLEYLVKNRGLKPGVYPVPADLDDNVAVLKLRSLGVTIDTLTEEQKEYLSSWQEGT; encoded by the coding sequence ATGACATCTGTATCGGATATCAAGGATCCCGGCCTGGCCGGGCTCGGCAAAGAGCGGATCGCCTGGGCGGGACGTGAAATGCCGGTACTCAAACTTATCTCCGAGCGGTTCGAGAAGGAACAGCCCTTCAAAGGTGTCCGCATCGCCGCCTGTCTGCACATCACTACCGAAACGGCCAACCTGGCGCTGACGCTCAAGGCGGGCGGCGCCGACCTGATGCTGTGCGGCTCCAACCCTCTTTCCACTCAGGATGACGCGGCCGCGGCGCTGGATGACTGGGGCATCCCGACCCATGCCATCAAGGGAGAGGATGACGCCACCTATTACAAGCACATCATGTCGGCGCTGGAGACAGCGCCGCAACTTACCGTGGACGACGGCGCCGACCTGGTGACCACCCTGCATACCCGGCGCACCGACCTGCTGGACGGGGTTATCGGCGGCACCGAAGAGACGACTACCGGCGTCATCCGGCTGAAAGCCATGGCCGCCGGCGGCGACCTGAAATATCCCATCATCGCCATCAACGACGCCAAGACCAAATACCTGTTCGATAACCGCTACGGCACCGGCCAGAGCACACTGGACGGCATCACCCGGGCGACCAATGTATTATGGGCCGGCAAGACAGCCGTCGTTGTCGGCTACGGCTGGTGCGGTCACGGCGTGGCCATGAGAGCCAGAGGTATGGGCTCCCATATCATTGTGGTCGAGGTTGACCCGGTGCGAGCGCTGGAAGCGGTGATGGACGGCTTCGCCGTCATGCCGATGCGGGAAGCCGCCCGGCTGGGCGATATCTTCGTTACCGTGACCGGAGACAAGAATGCCATCGATGCCGATGATTTCGAGGTGATGAAAAACGGCGCCATTCTGGCCAACTCCGGTCATTTCAATTCAGAAATCAATATCCCGGCGCTGTCAGCGGCCGCGGTCGGCAAGCGGACGGTCAAGCCGTTTGTGGAAGAATACGCCATGGCCGACGGCCGGAAGATTTATCTGCTGGGTGAGGGTCGCCTGATTAACCTGGCGGCCGCCGAAGGCCACCCGGCCAGTGTGATGGACATGAGCTTCGCCAACCAGGCGCTGGGGCTGGAATACCTGGTTAAAAACCGCGGTCTGAAACCCGGGGTGTATCCGGTACCGGCCGACCTGGACGACAACGTGGCCGTTCTCAAGCTGAGAAGCCTGGGCGTGACCATCGATACTCTGACCGAAGAACAGAAAGAATACCTGTCCAGCTGGCAGGAAGGAACTTAG
- a CDS encoding S-adenosylmethionine synthetase (TIGRFAM: S-adenosylmethionine synthetase~KEGG: deb:DehaBAV1_0488 S-adenosylmethionine synthetase~PFAM: S-adenosylmethionine synthetase) — MLSCKDSARYLFTSESVTEGHPDKLCDQISDAVLDAIIAKDPFARVACETAVTNGLVFVLGEITTQTYIEIPDLVRQVIHDIGYINPECGFDYKSCGVMVSINRQSADIALGVGQSAEAKAGSIDPMDAVGAGDQGMMVGYACNETPELMPLPIALSHRLTRQLAHVRKQGIIPYLRPDGKSQVTVEYRMGVPARIETAVIGAQHDDGVDQKRIFDDVMSHVLRPILPVELLDENTNYYVNTTGRFIIGGPASDTGFTGRKILVDTYGGFARHGGGAFSGKDPTKVDRSAAYMARYVAKNIVASGLADQVEMQIAYAIGRAQPLSVSLETFGTARVSQEKLEELVARHFDLRPAAIIENLDLRRPIYRQTAAYGHLGRTDIDLPWERTDKAAVLKNEAGI, encoded by the coding sequence ATGTTAAGCTGTAAGGACTCAGCCAGATACCTTTTCACTTCGGAGTCGGTAACCGAAGGCCATCCTGACAAGCTATGTGATCAGATTTCCGACGCCGTCCTGGATGCCATCATCGCCAAAGACCCATTTGCCCGCGTCGCCTGCGAAACCGCGGTAACCAACGGCCTGGTGTTCGTACTCGGCGAGATTACCACTCAGACCTACATCGAAATACCTGACCTGGTGCGCCAGGTAATCCATGATATCGGCTATATCAACCCCGAATGCGGCTTCGATTACAAGTCCTGCGGCGTCATGGTTTCCATCAACCGGCAGTCTGCCGATATTGCCCTGGGCGTGGGACAGTCCGCCGAGGCCAAAGCCGGCTCCATCGACCCGATGGACGCGGTCGGCGCAGGGGATCAGGGCATGATGGTGGGTTATGCCTGTAACGAAACCCCTGAGTTGATGCCCTTACCCATCGCCCTCTCTCACCGGTTGACCCGCCAGCTGGCGCATGTCCGCAAGCAGGGCATAATCCCCTACCTGCGGCCTGACGGTAAAAGCCAGGTGACGGTAGAGTACCGGATGGGAGTACCGGCCCGCATCGAAACCGCGGTCATCGGCGCTCAACACGATGACGGAGTGGATCAGAAACGGATTTTCGACGATGTGATGTCCCATGTCCTCCGGCCGATACTGCCGGTGGAACTGCTGGACGAAAACACCAATTATTATGTAAATACAACCGGACGTTTCATCATCGGCGGGCCGGCTTCCGATACCGGCTTCACCGGACGCAAGATACTGGTGGACACTTACGGCGGCTTCGCCCGTCATGGCGGCGGCGCCTTCTCCGGCAAGGACCCGACGAAGGTCGACCGTTCCGCCGCCTACATGGCCCGTTACGTTGCCAAGAATATCGTAGCCAGTGGTCTGGCCGACCAGGTGGAAATGCAGATTGCTTACGCTATCGGCCGGGCTCAGCCGTTGTCGGTGTCGCTGGAGACCTTCGGGACCGCCCGCGTCAGCCAGGAGAAACTGGAAGAACTGGTGGCCAGACATTTCGACCTGCGCCCGGCGGCCATTATCGAAAACCTGGACCTGCGCCGACCGATTTACCGGCAGACAGCGGCTTACGGTCACCTGGGCCGAACCGACATCGACCTGCCGTGGGAACGCACCGACAAGGCGGCAGTGCTGAAAAACGAAGCGGGAATCTAG
- a CDS encoding phosphoglucomutase/phosphomannomutase alpha/beta/alpha domain I (PFAM: phosphoglucomutase/phosphomannomutase alpha/beta/alpha domain I; phosphoglucomutase/phosphomannomutase alpha/beta/alpha domain II; phosphoglucomutase/phosphomannomutase alpha/beta/alpha domain III; phosphoglucomutase/phosphomannomutase~KEGG: det:DET0510 phosphoglucomutase/phosphomannomutase family protein), with amino-acid sequence MPDNERSNPVKFGTDGWRALIARDFTFDNVAMCAAGYAGYLKEKGLADREIVIGYDTRFLSDEFARETAMVLTAEDIRVTLSTEAVPTPTVSFAARHRGAGGAVVITASHNPGRWNGFKVKSGSGSSTASEEVAVIEKHIDRIFQSGRRPERLSPDKATSAGLLQHVNLAPPYLEHLGKLVDLDKLKRTGTSILLDSMHGAGAGYFRRLLGEDYPLVEMKGEPNPDFPGMHQPEPIDINLSELKQAVTEGGFQVGLATDGDADRLGVVDENGRFVTQLQVMSLLAMYLLEVRGQRGAIVKTITTSSMLNRLAELYRVPIFETAVGFKNIAPIMAREDAVIGGEESGGYGFRGHVLERDAMLAGLYFLDFIATTGRTPSQLLADLYDKVAPHYYNRIDITFDESRRRTVMERLEQAKPATIDRRPVNRDTLDGFRFTFEDGAWLLIRASGTEPLLRIYAEADSMERVERLLEAGKSLAGV; translated from the coding sequence ATGCCAGATAACGAACGGAGCAACCCTGTCAAATTCGGTACCGACGGCTGGCGAGCGCTGATTGCCCGTGACTTCACCTTTGACAACGTAGCGATGTGCGCCGCCGGTTATGCCGGATACCTGAAGGAAAAGGGACTGGCCGACCGGGAAATAGTCATCGGTTACGACACCCGCTTCCTGTCCGATGAATTCGCCCGGGAAACAGCGATGGTTCTGACCGCCGAAGACATCCGGGTGACGCTGTCAACCGAAGCCGTACCGACCCCGACGGTGAGTTTCGCCGCCCGACACCGGGGGGCCGGCGGAGCGGTTGTCATTACCGCTTCCCACAACCCCGGCAGATGGAACGGTTTCAAGGTCAAGTCCGGCAGTGGTTCTTCCACCGCGTCGGAAGAAGTGGCCGTCATCGAAAAACACATCGACCGGATTTTCCAAAGTGGGCGGAGGCCGGAACGGCTCAGTCCGGACAAGGCGACTTCAGCCGGGTTGTTGCAACATGTCAACCTGGCGCCACCCTACCTGGAGCATCTGGGAAAACTGGTGGACCTGGACAAGCTTAAGAGAACGGGCACCTCCATTCTGCTGGATTCCATGCACGGTGCCGGCGCCGGTTATTTCCGACGACTGCTGGGTGAAGATTATCCGCTGGTGGAGATGAAGGGCGAGCCGAACCCGGACTTCCCCGGCATGCACCAGCCGGAACCGATAGATATCAATCTGTCAGAGCTAAAACAGGCCGTTACCGAAGGCGGTTTTCAGGTGGGCCTGGCGACCGATGGCGATGCCGACCGACTGGGTGTGGTGGATGAGAACGGCCGGTTCGTCACCCAGCTCCAGGTGATGTCTCTCCTGGCGATGTACCTGCTGGAGGTGCGCGGACAACGCGGCGCCATCGTCAAGACAATCACCACTTCATCCATGCTCAACCGCCTGGCGGAGCTTTACCGCGTCCCCATATTCGAAACTGCTGTGGGTTTCAAGAATATCGCCCCCATCATGGCACGGGAAGACGCCGTTATCGGGGGCGAAGAAAGCGGCGGCTACGGGTTCCGCGGCCATGTCCTGGAACGAGACGCCATGCTGGCCGGATTATACTTCCTGGATTTCATAGCCACTACCGGTCGGACTCCATCCCAACTACTGGCCGACCTGTATGACAAGGTGGCGCCGCACTATTATAACCGCATCGATATCACCTTCGATGAATCCCGACGCCGGACGGTGATGGAACGGCTGGAACAGGCGAAGCCGGCGACCATCGACCGACGGCCGGTGAATCGTGATACCCTGGACGGCTTTCGATTCACCTTTGAGGATGGCGCCTGGCTGTTAATCCGGGCTTCGGGCACCGAGCCACTGTTACGCATCTATGCCGAAGCTGACTCCATGGAGCGAGTAGAACGCTTGCTGGAAGCCGGCAAATCACTGGCGGGAGTTTAG
- a CDS encoding bifunctional phosphoglucose/phosphomannose isomerase (KEGG: dev:DhcVS_450 glucose-6-phosphate isomerase~TIGRFAM: bifunctional phosphoglucose/phosphomannose isomerase~PFAM: Bifunctional glucose-6-phosphate/mannose-6-phosphate isomerase-like), with the protein MNEIMLDQNETYDKLDPEGMGDRIRELPETILNAWNQAEAFPLPQYTNLDKVLILGMGGSAIGGDLVRRLLMEESKAQITVLRDYDLPGWVDERTLVVGSSYSGNTEETLSAFSQALDTPARKLVITTGGRLLELAEQHEIPAFVFDYRAQPRAAVAWGVFPLLSFLVRLGLAGDKNADVSEAAVVTEQFARKIEPGKPLSHNLAKETAYRLYGRLPVIYGAGIATEVAYRWQTQFNENSKQWAFTQILPELNHNAIAGYQLPQALVPSLSVMILRSNHLSPRIVRRMQVSAELLMKAGARVGYGDGRGISPLAQMMSLVLLGDYVSYYLALLNNADPSPVENISYLKQKLAGTE; encoded by the coding sequence ATGAACGAAATCATGCTGGACCAGAACGAAACCTACGACAAGCTGGATCCTGAAGGTATGGGGGATCGTATCCGGGAACTGCCGGAAACCATCCTGAATGCCTGGAACCAGGCAGAGGCTTTTCCCCTGCCGCAATACACCAACCTCGACAAGGTTCTTATCCTGGGTATGGGCGGTTCAGCCATCGGCGGCGACCTGGTACGGCGGTTGCTGATGGAAGAATCCAAAGCGCAGATTACGGTTCTGCGTGACTATGACCTGCCGGGCTGGGTCGATGAGCGGACACTGGTGGTCGGCTCCAGTTATTCCGGAAATACCGAGGAAACGCTTTCGGCCTTCAGCCAGGCGCTGGATACACCGGCCCGAAAGCTGGTTATCACCACCGGCGGACGACTGCTGGAACTGGCTGAACAGCATGAAATCCCGGCGTTTGTCTTCGACTACCGGGCGCAACCGCGAGCCGCTGTTGCCTGGGGTGTCTTTCCTCTGCTGAGTTTCCTGGTGCGCCTGGGGCTGGCCGGAGACAAGAATGCCGACGTTTCTGAAGCGGCGGTGGTTACCGAGCAATTCGCCCGGAAAATTGAGCCTGGGAAGCCGCTGAGTCATAATCTGGCCAAGGAAACCGCCTATAGGTTATATGGGCGTCTACCGGTAATTTATGGCGCTGGAATCGCCACAGAGGTCGCCTATCGCTGGCAGACCCAGTTCAATGAAAACTCCAAGCAATGGGCTTTCACTCAGATTCTGCCGGAGTTGAATCATAACGCCATCGCCGGCTATCAGCTACCACAGGCGTTGGTACCCAGTCTATCGGTCATGATACTCCGGTCCAACCACCTGTCCCCGCGTATCGTCCGGCGGATGCAGGTCAGCGCTGAACTGCTGATGAAGGCCGGCGCCAGAGTCGGTTACGGCGACGGCCGGGGAATCAGCCCGCTGGCCCAGATGATGAGTCTGGTACTGCTCGGAGATTATGTCAGCTATTACCTGGCACTCCTGAACAATGCCGACCCGTCGCCAGTGGAAAACATCAGCTATCTGAAACAGAAACTGGCTGGAACCGAATAA
- a CDS encoding ribosomal protein S9 (PFAM: ribosomal protein S9~KEGG: dev:DhcVS_448 ribosomal protein S9) yields the protein MEKKNYFQGTGRRKTAVAQVRLTPGKGAIVVDGKPFEERYNRPEYLRAVMKPFEVTETVGKFSVMVKCSGGGISGQSDAIAMGLARALLATDEKFKESLRASGLLTRDSRKKERKKAGLKRARKAPQYTKR from the coding sequence ATGGAAAAAAAGAATTACTTTCAGGGAACCGGTCGCCGCAAGACAGCAGTGGCTCAGGTACGGCTGACACCCGGCAAAGGCGCTATTGTCGTTGACGGCAAGCCATTCGAAGAACGCTACAATCGGCCGGAATATCTGAGAGCGGTCATGAAACCCTTTGAGGTAACCGAGACAGTCGGCAAATTCAGCGTCATGGTCAAGTGCTCCGGCGGTGGCATCTCCGGACAGTCGGATGCCATAGCCATGGGGCTGGCCCGGGCTTTGCTGGCCACTGATGAGAAATTCAAGGAAAGTCTGAGGGCGAGCGGTCTGCTGACTCGGGATTCCCGTAAGAAGGAGCGCAAGAAGGCCGGTCTCAAACGGGCCCGCAAGGCGCCTCAGTACACCAAGCGTTAG
- a CDS encoding ribosomal protein L13 (KEGG: deg:DehalGT_0445 ribosomal protein L13~TIGRFAM: ribosomal protein L13~PFAM: ribosomal protein L13) — protein MKTYSVKAGDITREWHVIDAKGKVLGQVATDAARLLMGKHKPIFCRHLDTGDGVIIVNAAAIEFSGKKGTDKMYYRHSGYPGGFRKASLNEMMAKKPTFALERAIRGMLPRNRLGAAMFGKLRVYAGAEHPHLGQVSAAKEA, from the coding sequence ATGAAGACATATAGTGTAAAGGCCGGGGATATTACCCGGGAATGGCACGTTATTGATGCCAAAGGCAAAGTACTGGGTCAGGTGGCGACCGATGCCGCCCGCCTGCTGATGGGTAAGCACAAGCCCATCTTCTGCCGGCATCTGGACACCGGTGACGGCGTTATTATCGTCAATGCCGCCGCCATTGAGTTTTCCGGCAAAAAAGGCACCGATAAGATGTACTATCGTCATTCAGGTTATCCGGGCGGTTTCCGCAAGGCCAGCCTGAATGAGATGATGGCCAAGAAACCGACCTTCGCCCTGGAACGTGCCATTCGCGGCATGCTCCCCCGCAACCGGCTTGGCGCGGCCATGTTCGGTAAACTTCGGGTATACGCCGGTGCGGAGCATCCCCACCTCGGCCAGGTATCGGCCGCTAAAGAAGCCTAA
- a CDS encoding tRNA pseudouridine synthase A (TIGRFAM: tRNA pseudouridine synthase A~KEGG: det:DET0504 tRNA pseudouridine synthase A~PFAM: Pseudouridine synthase I, TruA, alpha/beta domain), with amino-acid sequence MSAGDTHKLVLTIEYDGAQYRGSQAQGHGATVQSELETAVARLTGEKIRIHLASRTDAGVSAAEQVASFRTSLRLPGRTVADALNHFLPADIAVKKVFRVPDTFDVRRHAVSREYRYRILNTRIPSPLRERHSYRVYGELDIAAIEQAVGKLVGEHDLAAFASKLGRRPGTTIRRILAAGLTSEGEELVFRIVAKSFLPHMVRNIVGVLVKIGTGRLTVAEFEKLLSAAVPGSAGPAAPGKGLCLIKVNYAKDLGEFNEDI; translated from the coding sequence GTGTCTGCCGGGGATACTCATAAACTGGTTTTAACAATCGAATATGATGGGGCACAATACAGGGGTTCCCAGGCCCAGGGTCACGGGGCGACCGTACAATCGGAGTTGGAAACCGCTGTTGCCCGGCTGACAGGGGAAAAAATCAGAATCCACCTGGCCAGTAGGACCGATGCCGGGGTTTCAGCCGCTGAACAGGTAGCCAGCTTCAGAACTAGCCTCCGGTTGCCCGGGCGGACCGTCGCTGACGCGCTGAATCACTTTCTGCCGGCCGATATTGCCGTCAAGAAAGTGTTCAGGGTTCCTGATACTTTCGACGTCAGGCGCCACGCCGTCAGCCGGGAGTACCGATACCGGATACTGAATACCCGAATACCGTCGCCGCTCAGGGAGCGCCACAGTTATCGGGTGTATGGGGAACTGGATATCGCGGCCATAGAACAGGCCGTCGGGAAACTGGTCGGTGAGCATGACCTGGCGGCCTTCGCCAGTAAACTGGGACGACGACCGGGGACTACCATCCGGCGAATTCTGGCGGCGGGGCTGACCAGTGAAGGTGAAGAACTCGTATTTCGCATTGTAGCCAAATCGTTTCTGCCTCACATGGTGCGGAATATCGTCGGGGTACTGGTTAAGATCGGTACCGGAAGGCTGACCGTAGCTGAGTTCGAAAAACTCTTGTCGGCGGCCGTGCCGGGATCGGCCGGGCCGGCGGCGCCGGGTAAAGGACTGTGTCTGATCAAAGTTAATTATGCAAAGGACTTGGGGGAATTTAATGAAGACATATAG